Proteins encoded by one window of Novipirellula artificiosorum:
- a CDS encoding glycoside hydrolase family protein encodes MMTMNIAFAVKPPLHLGRSILCLLLLVPASLSWGDEPIKESGFGKSLVPGKFILLAKDGWWNWGMAPIYDEQGQLHIFNSSIPYKGARGMGYWQSKSIINHYVADSVEGPYKLLGTLFSSDQRTYHNPQISKVGDTYVLVFLWKSVEKGSLQSIGIATAKSLDGPWTENPNNPIIRPTPGTPNAAHASNPSFLVDREGKFRIYYKSMSEGSRFREISVAIADKIDGPYVDCPENPLISYKDMQRDIEDPYAFFYRDTYYMITEDRMDVASVLSGKPSENAKPGGNRPGLLFKSTDGIHWGRPEFSYNTDAHYFGKELSRSERPHILWKHGKPEYLFLANHGSREAGFYLKIDNWN; translated from the coding sequence ATGATGACGATGAACATTGCTTTTGCCGTTAAGCCACCTCTGCATTTGGGAAGATCGATACTCTGCCTGCTGCTACTGGTTCCTGCCTCTCTCTCCTGGGGCGACGAGCCGATTAAGGAATCCGGCTTTGGAAAGTCGCTCGTTCCCGGGAAGTTCATTTTGCTGGCTAAGGATGGCTGGTGGAACTGGGGGATGGCGCCCATCTATGACGAGCAGGGCCAACTGCACATCTTCAATTCATCGATTCCCTACAAGGGCGCGAGAGGGATGGGATACTGGCAGTCAAAGAGCATCATCAATCACTATGTGGCGGATTCCGTTGAAGGACCGTATAAGTTGCTCGGCACCCTGTTTTCAAGTGACCAGCGGACGTATCACAACCCGCAAATTTCGAAGGTCGGAGATACTTACGTGCTCGTATTCTTATGGAAGTCGGTGGAGAAAGGCAGCTTGCAGTCGATCGGGATCGCGACGGCCAAATCGCTGGACGGGCCGTGGACCGAGAATCCCAACAATCCGATCATTCGGCCGACACCGGGAACGCCTAATGCGGCGCATGCCTCCAACCCCAGCTTCCTGGTCGACCGGGAAGGAAAATTCAGGATCTACTACAAGTCCATGTCGGAGGGATCACGGTTCAGAGAGATTTCCGTTGCCATCGCGGACAAGATCGATGGGCCGTACGTGGATTGTCCTGAGAATCCTTTGATCAGCTACAAGGACATGCAGCGTGACATCGAAGATCCCTACGCGTTCTTCTACCGCGACACCTATTACATGATCACGGAAGACCGCATGGATGTCGCAAGCGTGCTCAGTGGCAAGCCGTCGGAAAACGCAAAGCCAGGAGGGAATCGACCTGGGCTGTTATTCAAGTCCACCGATGGCATTCACTGGGGGCGTCCCGAATTCAGCTACAATACGGATGCCCACTATTTCGGAAAGGAACTCTCGCGCTCGGAACGCCCCCATATCCTCTGGAAGCACGGAAAACCGGAATACCTATTCCTCGCCAATCACGGTAGCCGCGAGGCGGGATTCTATCTCAAGATTGACAATTGGAATTAG
- a CDS encoding putative glycoside hydrolase, with the protein MFYSGLPRFVLLLLAASSVVTAEDSPSSQAPSSLLNSDGSRFVPKDFYPKFSWETTPRYFMFGDKNRVLSPEQVRFIAEQTDFLCIEKSHGMEQLGTAELGAKHEAAAFKKVKPDMKVLFYFNAAYAWPYTSYNHDFTRERIEAHPELKEFLIVHPTTGKLADRYGAFCYDVLNPDFREWWVETVAKGVRDTGCDGAFIDQMHGSVTLRKEKGAEIEKAMGEMMSALKQRMGADKLLLANNAYSDDAKYVYPVSDAVMFENYATVKSSKESLLAEWGHMLRNAKDGKISVFRLGVEGTGRRNLKPNMPELSQEKAEFALACYLIGAQPYSYFMYSWGWKLSSGALVDYSLFKKPLGPPKGAYQRTTPNGWEFTREFEHASVWVNTETRDVKITWR; encoded by the coding sequence ATGTTTTACTCAGGACTTCCGCGATTCGTATTGCTTTTGCTTGCAGCTTCATCGGTTGTAACAGCCGAGGATTCACCAAGCTCGCAAGCGCCGAGTTCTTTGCTGAACAGTGATGGAAGTCGCTTCGTACCCAAGGACTTCTATCCCAAATTTAGTTGGGAGACCACGCCACGCTACTTCATGTTCGGAGACAAGAATCGTGTGCTGAGTCCAGAGCAGGTTCGGTTCATCGCCGAGCAAACGGATTTTCTCTGCATTGAGAAATCACATGGCATGGAGCAACTCGGAACCGCTGAACTGGGGGCCAAGCATGAAGCCGCGGCCTTCAAGAAGGTCAAGCCCGACATGAAGGTGTTGTTCTACTTCAACGCCGCCTATGCCTGGCCCTACACCTCGTACAACCACGATTTCACTAGGGAACGGATCGAAGCACATCCCGAGCTCAAAGAGTTCCTGATCGTCCACCCCACGACGGGAAAGCTGGCCGATCGATACGGCGCTTTCTGCTACGACGTCTTGAACCCCGACTTCCGCGAGTGGTGGGTGGAAACGGTGGCCAAAGGTGTAAGGGACACCGGCTGCGATGGCGCCTTCATTGATCAAATGCACGGCTCCGTTACTCTTCGTAAAGAGAAGGGGGCAGAAATCGAAAAGGCCATGGGCGAGATGATGAGCGCACTCAAGCAGAGGATGGGCGCTGACAAACTCTTACTCGCGAACAATGCGTACAGCGACGACGCAAAGTATGTCTATCCCGTCAGCGACGCGGTTATGTTTGAAAACTATGCGACCGTGAAATCCAGCAAGGAAAGCCTGTTGGCCGAGTGGGGACATATGCTGAGGAATGCTAAGGATGGAAAGATTTCCGTATTCCGCCTTGGCGTCGAGGGGACAGGCCGAAGGAACCTGAAACCGAATATGCCGGAGCTCTCCCAGGAGAAGGCGGAGTTCGCTCTGGCTTGCTATCTGATCGGAGCACAGCCCTATTCGTATTTCATGTACAGTTGGGGGTGGAAGCTGTCATCCGGTGCGTTGGTCGACTATTCCTTATTCAAAAAACCGCTCGGACCCCCCAAGGGTGCTTACCAGCGAACGACACCCAATGGCTGGGAGTTCACCCGTGAGTTTGAGCATGCCAGCGTTTGGGTGAATACCGAAACAAGAGATGTTAAAATCACTTGGCGATAA